One segment of Desulfosudis oleivorans Hxd3 DNA contains the following:
- a CDS encoding NAD-dependent epimerase: MNILVTGAAGFIGFHLAKRLCEDGHTVVGVDNINDYYDPGLKNARLALLHPFSNFSFFQIDIADRPFMAKLFTSHKFDCVVHLAAQAGVRYSLEHPETYIDSNLVGFGNILEGCRHAKVKHLVYASSSSVYGLNTTMPFSVFHNVDHPVSLYAATKKANELMAHTYSHLYGLPATGLRFFTVYGPWGRPDMAYFLFTRAILEGTPIKVYNQGNMKRDFTYIDDIVEGVVRVMDRVPAPDPEWSPEAPCPATSRAPYRLYNIGNNQPVSLMGFIEAIEKALGKKAEKTFLPMQPGDVPATWADIDSLRQATGFSPATSLENGIAKFVAWYLDYYGT; the protein is encoded by the coding sequence ATGAACATTCTTGTCACCGGTGCCGCCGGTTTCATCGGGTTTCACCTGGCAAAGCGGTTGTGCGAAGACGGCCACACGGTTGTCGGGGTGGACAATATCAATGATTATTATGATCCCGGCCTTAAAAACGCCCGACTGGCCCTGCTGCACCCCTTTTCGAATTTCAGCTTTTTCCAAATCGATATCGCCGACCGCCCCTTCATGGCAAAGCTGTTTACCTCCCATAAATTTGACTGCGTCGTCCACCTGGCGGCCCAGGCCGGTGTGCGCTACAGCCTGGAACACCCGGAAACGTATATCGACAGCAACCTGGTGGGGTTTGGCAACATCCTGGAAGGGTGCCGGCATGCGAAAGTAAAGCATCTGGTCTACGCCTCCAGCAGCTCCGTGTATGGCCTGAACACCACCATGCCCTTTTCGGTGTTCCACAACGTGGACCATCCGGTAAGCCTGTATGCCGCCACCAAAAAGGCCAACGAACTGATGGCCCACACCTACAGCCATCTCTACGGCCTGCCCGCCACGGGCCTGCGCTTTTTTACCGTATACGGCCCCTGGGGACGGCCGGACATGGCCTATTTTTTATTTACCCGGGCGATTCTGGAAGGCACGCCCATCAAGGTTTACAACCAGGGCAACATGAAGCGGGACTTCACCTATATCGACGATATCGTGGAGGGGGTCGTGCGGGTAATGGACCGTGTGCCGGCGCCGGATCCCGAATGGTCGCCGGAGGCGCCTTGTCCTGCCACGAGCCGCGCTCCCTATCGGCTGTACAATATCGGCAACAATCAGCCGGTGAGCCTGATGGGTTTTATCGAAGCCATTGAAAAGGCCCTGGGCAAAAAAGCGGAAAAAACCTTTCTGCCTATGCAGCCGGGGGACGTGCCGGCCACCTGGGCCGACATTGATTCCCTGCGGCAGGCCACCGGTTTTTCCCCGGCCACTTCTCTGGAAAACGGAATAGCAAAGTTTGTCGCATGGTACCTTGATTATTACGGGACATGA
- a CDS encoding FtsB family cell division protein: MIQWLKNNVNRILLALAGLFACFMVGVILFADNGFLDYRRLQAKNEAVVQENIRMQQENMEMHRLVKRLKEDLDYIEHVARKELGMVGRNEQVYTLKKSGALHDK, translated from the coding sequence GTGATACAGTGGTTGAAAAATAACGTAAACCGCATACTGCTGGCCCTGGCCGGCCTGTTTGCCTGTTTCATGGTGGGGGTGATCCTGTTTGCCGACAACGGTTTTCTGGACTACCGCCGCCTGCAGGCGAAAAACGAGGCCGTGGTGCAGGAGAATATTCGCATGCAGCAGGAGAACATGGAGATGCACCGGCTGGTCAAACGGTTAAAAGAGGACCTTGACTACATCGAACACGTGGCACGTAAAGAGCTGGGCATGGTGGGCAGAAACGAGCAGGTCTACACCCTGAAAAAATCAGGAGCGCTTCATGACAAATAA
- the murJ gene encoding murein biosynthesis integral membrane protein MurJ — protein sequence MDEKRRVTRATGIIGSATLLSRVFGYARDMALAAFLGAGMASDAFFVAFRIPNLLRRLFAEGSLTIAFVPVFLEQIQHQGREEAFAMARSALRLLSVILVGVTLLGILFSPEIVYVMGFGFADVPEKFDLTVSLTRIMFPYVFFVCLVALAMGILNALGHFAAPALAPVLLNIAMLAALWAVAMVTDDPALRAMGLAWGVIAGGVLQLALQVPFLTRQGLFFWQKARLYHPALKKVGMLMLPAVFGAAVYQVNIVIGTLLATLLPEGSVSYLYYADRLVQFPLGVFAISAAMAVLPSISRQAAAGDFDAVKDTFGYSMRMILFISFPSMAGLIVLREPIVALLFERGGFDAQATRLTADALFYYVAGLWAFSAVRIVVSTFYALSDTKTPVVMAVIAICINAALSLILMGPLAHGGLALATSIASMVNLLLLTRALAARLGHIGLTGILRSATKSALCAALMGLAVWLALPFLIPAGAGSVRLLAGTVACMVLGVVCFVVFAYILKSRELGSLVAGKRSKARDTVVEK from the coding sequence ATGGATGAAAAACGTCGTGTCACCCGGGCCACGGGCATCATCGGTTCGGCCACCCTGCTGAGCCGGGTTTTCGGCTATGCCCGGGACATGGCGCTGGCCGCCTTTCTCGGCGCCGGCATGGCGTCGGACGCTTTTTTTGTGGCCTTCCGCATTCCCAACCTGCTGCGGCGCCTTTTTGCCGAAGGGTCTTTGACCATCGCCTTTGTGCCGGTTTTCCTGGAGCAGATTCAGCACCAGGGCAGGGAAGAGGCCTTTGCCATGGCCCGGTCCGCCCTGCGGCTGCTTTCCGTTATCCTGGTGGGCGTGACGCTGCTGGGCATCCTGTTCTCACCGGAAATCGTTTACGTAATGGGGTTCGGGTTTGCCGATGTTCCGGAAAAATTCGACCTGACCGTCTCTTTGACCCGCATCATGTTTCCCTATGTTTTTTTTGTCTGCCTGGTGGCCCTGGCCATGGGCATTTTAAACGCCCTGGGCCACTTTGCCGCCCCGGCCCTGGCACCGGTGCTGCTCAACATCGCCATGCTGGCGGCCCTGTGGGCCGTGGCCATGGTCACCGACGACCCGGCCCTGCGGGCCATGGGCCTGGCCTGGGGGGTTATTGCCGGAGGCGTGCTGCAACTGGCGCTGCAAGTCCCTTTTTTGACCAGGCAGGGCCTTTTTTTCTGGCAGAAGGCCAGGCTCTACCATCCGGCCCTGAAAAAAGTGGGGATGCTCATGCTGCCGGCGGTGTTCGGGGCCGCGGTCTACCAGGTGAACATCGTCATCGGCACCCTGCTGGCCACCCTGCTGCCCGAGGGCAGCGTTTCTTATCTCTACTATGCCGACCGGCTGGTGCAGTTCCCCCTGGGCGTGTTTGCCATATCCGCGGCCATGGCCGTGCTGCCCAGTATCTCCCGCCAGGCCGCGGCCGGAGACTTTGATGCGGTCAAGGACACCTTCGGGTATTCCATGCGCATGATTCTTTTTATCTCTTTTCCCTCCATGGCGGGCCTGATCGTGCTGCGGGAGCCAATTGTGGCCCTGCTGTTTGAACGCGGGGGGTTTGACGCCCAGGCCACACGCCTGACCGCCGATGCCCTGTTCTACTACGTGGCGGGCCTCTGGGCCTTTTCAGCGGTCCGTATTGTGGTTTCCACCTTCTACGCCCTGTCCGATACCAAAACGCCAGTCGTCATGGCGGTGATTGCCATCTGCATAAATGCGGCCCTGAGCCTGATTCTCATGGGTCCCCTGGCCCACGGCGGCCTGGCCCTGGCCACCTCCATTGCCTCCATGGTGAACCTGCTGCTCCTCACCCGGGCGCTTGCGGCCCGCCTGGGTCATATCGGGCTGACAGGCATCCTGCGTTCGGCCACCAAATCGGCCCTGTGCGCGGCGTTGATGGGGCTGGCCGTCTGGCTGGCCCTCCCCTTTTTGATTCCGGCCGGCGCCGGTTCCGTCCGGCTGCTGGCAGGCACCGTGGCCTGCATGGTCCTGGGGGTTGTCTGTTTTGTTGTTTTTGCGTATATTCTGAAAAGCAGGGAACTTGGCAGCCTGGTTGCCGGAAAACGGAGCAAGGCCCGTGATACAGTGGTTGAAAAATAA
- the cls gene encoding cardiolipin synthase, which produces MVPWDTILIVALYIYIAVTIVYLLLDNRETASTLSWLLVFIFLPVLGLVVYFLVGRGMRKKTTRTLVRQDLETRLQDSHESLVTQQKDEADALHVRYPSPETRKLIRLLDRNSDSILTRHNELSVFFNGQEKFEVLFNDLMRARHYIHMEYFIWKADDLTEMVVAVLKEKAVQGVAVRVLYDAVGNYLSGRYLRRLRRAGIQIYPYYNFVSPLKIHTLNYRNHRKVVVIDGETGYLGGMNMGQEYVDGGKRFPVWRDTHIRIQGEAVAVLEEVFAVSWFNTTGETIDVKAFVPQPPPDITHIQITTSGPDSQWHSIKQVYFLLISSAENSVFIQTPYFIPDASILMALKTAALSGIDVRIMLTGMLDKRVPYWAALTYIEELLQAGVRFYYYTEGFMHAKTIVVDSLCCSVGTANMDIRSFELNYEINALIYDANVAKVFEAMFRKDLAAAREFTLEDYSRMSRLKKFRNSLARLFAPLL; this is translated from the coding sequence ATGGTACCGTGGGACACGATTCTTATCGTTGCGCTGTACATCTATATCGCTGTTACCATCGTTTATCTGCTTTTAGACAACCGGGAAACCGCTTCCACCCTCTCATGGCTGCTGGTTTTTATCTTTCTCCCCGTTCTGGGATTGGTGGTCTATTTTCTTGTCGGCCGGGGCATGCGCAAAAAAACCACCCGCACCCTGGTGCGCCAGGACCTGGAGACCCGGCTCCAGGACAGCCACGAAAGCCTGGTCACCCAGCAGAAAGACGAAGCGGACGCCCTTCATGTCCGTTACCCCTCGCCGGAAACCCGCAAGCTGATCCGCCTGCTTGATCGCAACTCCGACTCCATTCTGACCCGGCACAACGAACTTTCGGTCTTTTTCAACGGCCAGGAAAAATTTGAGGTGCTGTTCAATGACCTGATGCGGGCCCGTCACTATATTCACATGGAGTATTTTATCTGGAAGGCCGATGACCTTACTGAAATGGTGGTGGCCGTACTCAAGGAGAAGGCGGTCCAGGGCGTGGCCGTGCGGGTGCTTTATGACGCGGTGGGAAACTATCTTTCAGGCCGGTACCTGCGGCGGCTGCGCCGGGCCGGCATCCAGATTTATCCCTATTATAATTTTGTCTCCCCCCTCAAGATCCACACCCTGAACTACCGGAACCACCGGAAAGTGGTGGTTATCGACGGAGAAACCGGGTACCTGGGCGGCATGAACATGGGCCAGGAATATGTGGACGGGGGAAAACGGTTTCCGGTATGGCGGGATACCCACATTCGTATCCAGGGCGAAGCCGTGGCTGTTCTGGAGGAGGTGTTTGCCGTGAGCTGGTTCAACACCACCGGTGAAACCATTGACGTCAAGGCGTTTGTGCCCCAGCCGCCGCCTGACATTACCCACATTCAGATCACCACCTCCGGCCCCGACTCCCAGTGGCACTCCATCAAACAGGTCTATTTTCTGCTGATCTCATCGGCGGAAAACTCGGTGTTTATTCAGACTCCCTATTTCATTCCTGATGCCAGCATTCTCATGGCCCTGAAAACCGCGGCATTAAGTGGCATTGATGTCCGCATCATGCTCACCGGCATGCTGGACAAGCGGGTTCCCTACTGGGCGGCGTTGACCTACATTGAGGAGCTGCTGCAGGCAGGGGTCCGTTTTTATTACTACACCGAAGGGTTCATGCACGCCAAAACCATCGTGGTGGACTCCCTTTGCTGCTCCGTTGGAACGGCCAATATGGATATTCGCAGTTTTGAGCTGAATTACGAGATCAATGCCCTGATCTATGACGCAAACGTGGCAAAGGTGTTTGAGGCCATGTTCAGGAAGGACCTGGCCGCGGCCCGGGAGTTCACGCTGGAAGACTATAGCCGTATGAGCCGCCTCAAAAAGTTTCGCAACTCCCTGGCCCGTCTGTTTGCGCCTCTGTTGTAA
- a CDS encoding endonuclease/exonuclease/phosphatase family protein, whose protein sequence is MASHRFLLYNIRYGTGSGGWRFHAPVPFSGYFRKTQKAFPEIASFIRSCDPDMVGLVEVDGGSGRHNGINQARQVAEELGYHCVFQTKYKPSPFSRAIPIMGKQGNAVLARHDILGHRYHYFEKGIKRLIIEVELEDVVLFLVHLSLHPGHRQQQLAELGLLIRGVGKPVIVGGDFNAFAGSRELAGFLSATGLVSANAANVRTFPSKRPRWELDYIFHSRQVRVNDMHAPSVRFSDHLPLVCDFTIK, encoded by the coding sequence TTGGCTTCACATCGTTTTTTGTTGTACAACATTCGATACGGAACGGGCAGTGGGGGATGGCGGTTTCACGCGCCGGTGCCCTTCAGCGGATATTTCCGCAAAACCCAAAAGGCGTTTCCGGAGATCGCGTCCTTTATCCGCTCCTGCGATCCCGACATGGTGGGCCTGGTGGAGGTGGACGGTGGTTCCGGCCGGCACAACGGCATCAACCAGGCCCGGCAGGTGGCCGAGGAACTGGGCTATCACTGCGTTTTTCAGACCAAGTACAAGCCCTCCCCGTTTTCCAGGGCCATTCCCATCATGGGCAAGCAGGGCAATGCCGTGCTGGCCCGGCATGACATTCTCGGGCACCGGTACCACTATTTTGAAAAAGGGATCAAGCGGCTGATCATCGAGGTGGAACTGGAAGACGTGGTCCTGTTCCTGGTGCATCTCTCCCTTCATCCCGGCCACCGGCAGCAGCAGCTTGCCGAGCTGGGCCTGCTGATACGGGGGGTGGGCAAACCGGTGATTGTGGGCGGCGACTTCAACGCCTTTGCCGGGTCGCGGGAACTGGCCGGCTTTCTTTCCGCCACCGGCCTGGTCAGCGCCAATGCCGCCAATGTGCGGACGTTTCCCAGCAAGCGGCCCCGGTGGGAGCTGGACTATATTTTTCACAGCCGGCAGGTGAGGGTGAACGACATGCACGCGCCCTCCGTCCGATTTTCCGACCATCTGCCCCTGGTGTGTGATTTTACCATAAAATAA
- the metF gene encoding methylenetetrahydrofolate reductase [NAD(P)H] — protein sequence MRVEQVYEKRKGPVVSFEFFPPRDEKAQGTFDAVIDELTPLKPDYLSVTFGAGGSTKDGSYQTVKHLTADANLPVVAYVAGYGLSPDTIVNVLDRYRAIGIETIFVIRGDQPREPDFVSHPESFMYASDLIAFIAEQYDFSLGCAGYPEGHLQAESLEKDIEYLKLKVDNGARYVVTQYFYDNTFYFDYVEKCRAAGITVPIIPGIMPVYTLKMTRMLSKVCGSSIPASMETALADLADAPADRVVDFGIEKAVEQCRGLLEQGVPGLHFYTMDRSRSTREILTRLRNEGLM from the coding sequence ATGCGGGTTGAGCAGGTTTATGAGAAGAGAAAAGGTCCGGTTGTTTCATTTGAATTTTTTCCGCCCCGGGATGAAAAAGCCCAGGGCACGTTTGACGCGGTGATAGACGAACTGACGCCGCTGAAACCCGACTACCTGTCGGTCACCTTTGGCGCGGGCGGTTCCACAAAAGACGGTTCCTACCAGACGGTCAAGCACCTGACCGCTGATGCCAACCTGCCGGTGGTGGCCTATGTGGCCGGCTACGGCCTGAGCCCGGACACCATTGTGAATGTGCTGGACAGGTACCGGGCCATCGGCATTGAAACCATTTTTGTTATTCGGGGGGATCAGCCCCGGGAGCCCGATTTTGTTTCCCACCCGGAGAGCTTCATGTATGCCTCGGACCTGATCGCCTTTATCGCTGAGCAGTACGATTTTTCCCTGGGATGCGCCGGCTATCCGGAAGGGCACCTTCAGGCGGAAAGCCTTGAAAAAGATATTGAATATCTCAAGCTGAAAGTGGACAACGGGGCCCGTTACGTGGTGACCCAGTATTTCTACGACAATACCTTTTATTTTGATTACGTGGAAAAATGCCGGGCCGCCGGCATCACGGTGCCCATCATTCCGGGCATCATGCCGGTTTATACCCTCAAGATGACCCGCATGCTGTCAAAGGTGTGCGGTTCTTCCATTCCCGCGTCCATGGAAACGGCCCTGGCCGATCTGGCTGACGCGCCGGCTGACAGGGTGGTGGATTTCGGTATTGAAAAGGCCGTGGAACAATGCCGGGGCCTGCTTGAACAGGGGGTGCCGGGGCTCCATTTTTACACCATGGACCGCAGCCGGTCCACACGGGAAATTCTCACCCGGCTGCGCAATGAAGGCCTGATGTAG
- a CDS encoding response regulator, with the protein MSDKVLIVDDEKDFLDLISERLKARDVDVSTATRGEDAVSLIDKESYDAVVLDLQMPGMDGLEALKRIKEKNPDVQVILLTGHATVEKGVEAMKLGAMDLIEKPADLPTIIDRIKRAKAEKIILVEKKSQERIQDILTRKAW; encoded by the coding sequence ATGTCTGACAAGGTTTTGATCGTGGATGATGAAAAGGATTTTTTAGACCTTATTTCCGAACGCCTGAAGGCCCGGGACGTGGACGTGTCAACCGCCACGCGGGGAGAGGACGCCGTTTCGCTGATTGACAAGGAGTCCTATGACGCGGTGGTGCTGGACCTTCAGATGCCGGGAATGGACGGACTTGAGGCCCTCAAGCGGATCAAGGAGAAAAACCCGGACGTTCAGGTGATCCTGCTCACCGGCCATGCCACGGTGGAAAAGGGCGTGGAGGCCATGAAGCTGGGCGCCATGGACCTGATCGAAAAACCGGCGGACCTGCCCACTATCATCGACCGGATCAAACGGGCCAAGGCCGAGAAAATCATCCTGGTGGAGAAAAAGAGCCAGGAACGCATTCAGGACATTCTGACCCGCAAGGCCTGGTAA
- a CDS encoding ATP-binding protein, whose product MEHKPLPQDTGLAFYSKVSASISHELKNALAVINESAGFLEDVTLMVQKGIPLDPGRLSTLAGTVLKQVQRSNTIIKNMNRLAHSLDEKQAVVDIASLLELMLHVSERNAVSRGVKITGTFPEAPVSITTHPFFLETLVWLLLELSMETCGDARAVNVAVTGTGAGAGMTFSGLEALTGAGADAFLAGRSGPLLEALGANLEIIEGKGRFVLSLPAAFSVDR is encoded by the coding sequence ATGGAACACAAACCACTGCCGCAGGATACGGGGCTGGCCTTTTATTCAAAGGTTTCCGCGTCCATCTCTCACGAATTGAAGAACGCCCTGGCCGTGATCAACGAGAGCGCCGGGTTTCTGGAAGATGTCACCCTGATGGTGCAGAAAGGGATTCCCCTGGATCCCGGGCGGCTGAGCACGCTGGCCGGAACCGTTTTGAAACAGGTGCAGCGGTCCAATACCATTATAAAGAACATGAACCGCCTGGCCCACAGCCTGGATGAAAAACAGGCCGTGGTCGATATTGCCTCCCTGCTGGAACTGATGCTGCACGTGTCGGAGCGCAATGCCGTCAGCCGGGGGGTAAAGATCACCGGCACCTTTCCGGAAGCACCGGTATCCATTACCACTCACCCGTTTTTTCTGGAAACCCTGGTCTGGCTGCTGCTGGAGCTTTCCATGGAGACCTGCGGCGATGCCCGGGCCGTCAACGTTGCGGTGACCGGAACCGGCGCCGGCGCCGGAATGACGTTTTCCGGGCTTGAGGCACTGACCGGCGCCGGCGCTGACGCGTTTCTCGCGGGCCGGTCAGGCCCCCTGCTGGAGGCACTGGGCGCGAATCTGGAGATCATTGAGGGAAAAGGTCGGTTTGTTCTGAGCCTGCCGGCTGCTTTTTCCGTGGATAGGTAA
- a CDS encoding response regulator, with protein sequence MKLLLVDDEKDFVATLAERLALRNIEADWATSAKEAEDLIQTTHYDLVVLDIKMPQMGGRQLKQIIEKRLPGVKTIYLTGHGSEEDYRAGVVEAEYYLLKPINIDDLIAKINQALSR encoded by the coding sequence ATGAAACTGCTCCTGGTTGACGATGAAAAGGATTTTGTGGCCACCCTGGCCGAACGCCTGGCCCTGCGGAATATCGAGGCTGACTGGGCCACCAGCGCAAAGGAGGCCGAAGACCTGATCCAGACCACCCATTATGACCTGGTGGTGCTGGATATAAAGATGCCCCAGATGGGGGGGCGCCAGTTGAAGCAGATCATAGAAAAGCGGCTGCCCGGGGTTAAGACCATCTACCTGACCGGTCACGGGTCTGAAGAGGATTACCGGGCCGGCGTGGTCGAGGCGGAGTATTACCTGCTCAAGCCCATCAACATCGATGATCTGATCGCCAAGATCAACCAGGCGTTGTCCAGGTAA
- a CDS encoding sensor histidine kinase, which yields MKRFSSASWRPAGTPDECFRIDPEQGDGVKLDSMKRSIKLFLPAFRRQQDPSQGRLYRYMFNYGRLWKSAVMLTGLCAIIPLLLVTWVDYNVTQRAVESESLARTSRTVSNAKRTIAAFLAKRKASLVYIVHDNTYDRLLDSGRLSTILENLRLSIGGVTDIGVIDGVGQQVAYSGPYSLEGRDYSDQQWFEEAMDRGFFISEVFMGFRNAPHFVIAVRYEAPDRSFFVLRISIDTGRLNEQLSGFELSDQGNAFIINTKGVLQTPSRGHEKIFEKINFPVPVYSDKTEVVQYHTTAEGDYILGYAYIPDSPFILMIVNKTGELMRSWHRTRIEMLAYLLGGIVIVLIAVTGFATYFVNRIYVADQRRIRSLHQVEYANKLASIGRLAAGVAHEINNPLAVINEKAGLIKDIFQLTDRYAGDEKLLGLVDAINESVARCGRITKQLLSFARHMDFSVQPVDIRAVISDVVGFLGKEAEYRNIAITIDVPPDIPQFETDRGKLQQILLNLINNAFAALSEGGALTITANRVNGKTLRIRINDTGCGISDKDLKRIFEPFFSTKTSTGGTGLGLSITYSLVQELGGVIDVESEVGVGTQFTITLPLMPPARNKGETT from the coding sequence ATGAAAAGGTTCAGCAGCGCAAGCTGGCGACCGGCGGGAACGCCTGATGAGTGCTTTCGAATTGATCCCGAACAGGGGGACGGCGTGAAACTGGACTCCATGAAGCGATCCATTAAATTGTTTCTTCCCGCTTTCCGGCGGCAGCAGGACCCTTCCCAGGGCCGTCTCTACCGGTATATGTTTAATTACGGCCGGCTCTGGAAATCGGCGGTGATGCTGACCGGGCTCTGCGCCATTATTCCCCTGCTGCTGGTCACCTGGGTGGATTACAACGTCACGCAGAGGGCCGTGGAGTCGGAAAGCCTGGCCCGGACCTCCCGCACCGTTTCCAATGCCAAGCGGACCATCGCGGCCTTTCTGGCCAAGCGAAAGGCGTCTCTGGTCTATATTGTGCATGACAACACCTATGACCGGCTGCTGGATTCCGGGCGTCTTTCCACCATCCTGGAAAACCTGCGCCTGTCCATCGGCGGGGTCACGGATATCGGGGTGATCGATGGCGTCGGCCAGCAGGTGGCCTACAGCGGGCCCTACTCACTGGAGGGCCGGGACTACAGCGACCAGCAGTGGTTCGAAGAGGCCATGGACCGCGGGTTTTTTATCAGCGAAGTTTTCATGGGGTTTCGAAACGCCCCCCATTTTGTCATTGCCGTGCGTTACGAGGCCCCGGACCGCAGCTTTTTTGTCCTTCGCATCTCCATCGATACCGGCCGCCTGAACGAACAGCTGTCCGGCTTTGAACTCAGCGACCAGGGCAATGCCTTTATCATCAACACGAAAGGGGTTCTGCAGACCCCCTCCCGCGGTCATGAGAAAATATTTGAAAAGATCAATTTCCCGGTTCCCGTCTATTCGGACAAGACCGAGGTGGTCCAGTACCACACAACCGCCGAGGGCGACTACATCCTGGGGTATGCCTATATTCCGGACAGCCCGTTCATATTGATGATCGTGAACAAGACCGGCGAACTCATGCGGTCGTGGCACCGGACCCGCATTGAAATGCTGGCCTACCTGCTGGGCGGTATCGTCATCGTGCTGATTGCGGTGACCGGGTTTGCCACCTATTTTGTCAATCGCATTTATGTGGCCGACCAGCGGCGCATCCGCAGCCTGCACCAGGTGGAGTACGCCAACAAGCTGGCCTCCATCGGCCGGCTGGCCGCCGGCGTGGCCCATGAAATCAACAACCCCCTGGCTGTGATCAATGAAAAGGCCGGTCTTATCAAGGATATTTTTCAACTGACGGACCGGTATGCAGGGGATGAAAAACTGCTGGGCCTGGTGGATGCCATCAATGAATCGGTGGCCCGTTGCGGCCGGATCACCAAGCAGCTGCTCAGTTTTGCCCGTCACATGGATTTCAGCGTACAGCCGGTGGACATTCGGGCGGTGATTTCCGACGTGGTGGGTTTTCTGGGCAAAGAGGCCGAGTACCGAAATATCGCCATCACCATTGACGTGCCGCCGGATATTCCGCAGTTTGAAACCGACCGGGGCAAGTTGCAGCAGATTCTGCTAAACCTTATCAACAACGCCTTTGCCGCCCTGTCGGAAGGTGGCGCTCTGACCATAACGGCGAACCGCGTAAACGGCAAGACCCTTCGCATTCGGATCAATGATACCGGCTGCGGTATTTCAGACAAGGATCTCAAACGGATTTTTGAGCCCTTTTTCTCCACCAAGACCAGCACCGGCGGCACCGGCCTGGGACTTTCCATCACCTATTCACTGGTTCAGGAACTGGGTGGCGTCATTGATGTGGAGAGCGAGGTCGGTGTGGGAACGCAGTTCACCATTACACTGCCGTTGATGCCTCCGGCCAGAAACAAAGGAGAGACGACATGA
- a CDS encoding response regulator, producing the protein MSTLAIFSATFCNAEAVIEACRERTGHRLVTDDALVADAARLSGLSEKKIENAFAAKASVFNPFTHEKERAVAYLRLALADLLDADNLIVSGFASLLIPPDITHVLRVCLVADAKFRVETVRQQKKMSEKDAAALIRKHTEQAATWVKAAKGDEDPWQSELYDMVVPMDKTAPEQAAELIVQHLGADVVQPTTRSRQAVADFQLAARAGEVLAKAGHNVSTHARDGKVTITINKHVLMLARLEEELKALVEKVPDVKGVETRVGENFYQTDIYRKYDFQMPSKVLLVDDEREFVQTLSERLIMRDMGSAVAYDGESALNMVAEEEPEVMILDLKMPGIDGIEVLRKVKATRPDIEVIILTGHGSEADKKVCMELGAFAYLHKPVDIDVLSDTLKQANEKVQQRKLATGGNA; encoded by the coding sequence ATGTCAACGTTAGCGATTTTCAGCGCCACCTTCTGCAACGCAGAGGCCGTTATTGAGGCCTGCCGGGAGCGCACCGGCCACCGGCTGGTTACCGATGACGCCCTGGTAGCAGACGCGGCCCGTCTGTCCGGACTTTCGGAAAAAAAGATCGAAAACGCCTTTGCCGCCAAGGCATCGGTGTTCAACCCGTTTACCCATGAAAAGGAGCGGGCCGTTGCCTACCTGCGCCTGGCCCTGGCCGATCTGCTGGACGCGGACAACCTGATTGTTTCAGGATTTGCCAGCCTGCTGATTCCGCCGGACATCACCCATGTGCTGCGGGTTTGCCTGGTGGCGGACGCAAAGTTCCGGGTGGAGACGGTCCGGCAGCAGAAAAAGATGTCTGAAAAAGACGCGGCCGCCCTGATTCGAAAACACACGGAACAGGCAGCAACCTGGGTCAAGGCCGCCAAGGGGGATGAGGACCCCTGGCAGTCGGAGCTTTATGACATGGTGGTGCCCATGGACAAAACCGCTCCGGAACAGGCGGCCGAGTTGATTGTACAACACCTGGGCGCCGATGTGGTCCAGCCCACCACCCGGTCCCGCCAGGCAGTGGCCGATTTCCAGCTGGCGGCCCGGGCCGGCGAGGTGCTGGCAAAGGCCGGACACAACGTCTCCACCCATGCCAGGGACGGCAAAGTGACCATCACCATTAATAAACATGTGCTGATGCTCGCCCGCCTGGAGGAGGAGTTGAAAGCCCTGGTGGAGAAGGTGCCCGACGTCAAAGGCGTGGAAACCAGGGTAGGGGAAAACTTTTACCAGACCGATATTTATCGCAAGTACGATTTTCAAATGCCTTCCAAGGTGCTGCTGGTGGACGACGAGCGCGAGTTTGTGCAGACCCTGTCCGAGCGGCTGATCATGCGGGATATGGGATCGGCCGTGGCCTATGACGGCGAGTCGGCCCTGAACATGGTGGCCGAGGAGGAGCCCGAAGTGATGATCCTGGACCTGAAGATGCCGGGTATCGACGGTATCGAGGTGCTGCGCAAGGTCAAGGCCACCCGGCCGGACATCGAGGTGATCATTCTTACCGGCCATGGCTCCGAGGCCGACAAAAAGGTGTGCATGGAACTGGGGGCTTTTGCCTACCTGCATAAGCCGGTGGATATTGACGTACTCAGCGATACCCTGAAACAGGCCAATGAAAAGGTTCAGCAGCGCAAGCTGGCGACCGGCGGGAACGCCTGA